In a single window of the Melissococcus plutonius ATCC 35311 genome:
- the licT gene encoding BglG family transcription antiterminator LicT, with amino-acid sequence MVIDKILNNNVVISKNAANEEIIYMGCGLAFKKKIGDSIDPMTIEKEFILKDSVTARQFQQLFADVPTEEIEVIKQIVDLAEKNLHIELLQTIYLTLTDHIHYALLRARKGIELPNPLLFETRKFYPKEFAVAEEAVEKIHQVFNIQLPESEIGFIAFHIVNSEQANQTMQVTMQSVEIARDILSIIHRFLGKTLNPDSLNYQRIVTHLNYFVKRYLTDELSLERDEFLFALIQSKYPKSFQTVQQITNYLIKTYGKSVGETEKIYLTIHIERIANDKK; translated from the coding sequence ATGGTTATTGATAAAATTTTAAATAATAATGTAGTTATTTCAAAGAATGCAGCGAATGAGGAAATCATTTATATGGGTTGTGGTTTAGCCTTTAAGAAAAAAATTGGTGATTCCATTGATCCAATGACAATTGAAAAAGAATTTATTTTAAAAGATTCTGTAACTGCCAGACAGTTTCAACAACTCTTTGCTGATGTTCCTACAGAAGAAATCGAGGTGATAAAACAAATTGTAGACCTAGCAGAAAAGAACCTACATATAGAACTTTTACAAACTATCTATTTAACTTTGACCGATCATATTCATTATGCATTACTACGAGCAAGAAAAGGAATTGAATTACCAAATCCTCTATTATTCGAAACACGCAAATTCTATCCAAAGGAATTTGCTGTTGCTGAGGAGGCCGTTGAAAAAATTCATCAAGTCTTTAATATTCAATTGCCTGAATCTGAAATTGGGTTCATTGCTTTTCATATTGTAAATAGTGAACAAGCAAATCAGACTATGCAGGTAACCATGCAATCTGTTGAAATCGCTCGAGATATTTTATCAATTATTCATCGATTTCTTGGAAAAACGCTCAATCCTGATTCTTTAAATTATCAACGTATTGTCACTCACTTAAATTATTTTGTAAAACGTTACTTGACGGATGAGTTATCTTTAGAAAGAGATGAATTTTTATTTGCGCTTATCCAATCCAAATATCCAAAATCTTTTCAAACTGTTCAGCAAATTACGAATTATTTGATCAAGACTTATGGAAAATCAGTTGGTGAGACTGAAAAAATTTATCTAACAATTCATATTGAAAGAATTGCTAATGATAAAAAATAA